Proteins from one Archocentrus centrarchus isolate MPI-CPG fArcCen1 chromosome 8, fArcCen1, whole genome shotgun sequence genomic window:
- the LOC115784487 gene encoding cytosolic 5'-nucleotidase 3-like isoform X1: MSENKKKRKSASPARNSKRLRRDSRPATLPSVSSKEIPKSFNDWGCMKDRERVQEILQSMRKAGSNTLQVISDFDMTLTRFEFNGKRCPTCHNILENSNIVSSDCKTQLQALLDKYYPIEIDTSLSVEEKLPHMVDWWTKAHDLLVNQKIKKDHLTAAVRGSSAMLREHYKLFFDHLHEHSIPLLIFSAGIGDILEEVIRQAGVFHPNVNVISNYMDFDESGVLKAFKGELIHIYNKREGALLNTGHFQELRTRPNVLLLGDSLGDLNMADGVQDMKNILKIGFLNDKVEERKQSYLDSYDIVLIKDETLDVPNAVLQYLTGSD; the protein is encoded by the exons ATGAGCGAAAACAAGAAGAAACGTAAATCTGCTAGTCCAGCACGAAACTCCAAAAGACTTCGTCGTGATTCACGACCAGCGACACTTCCCAGTGTTTCCTCCAAAGAG ATTCCAAAGTCATTCAATGACTGGGGGTGTATGAAGGACCGTGAGAGGGTCCAAGAGATCCTGCAGTCCATGCGCAAGGCTGGCTCCAACACCCTGCAG GTGATCTCAGATTTTGACATGACCCTTACAAGATTTGAATTCAACGGGAAAAGATGTCCCACTTGTCATA ATATTCTTGAAAACAGCAATATCGTCTCCAGTGACTGCAAAACACAG CTGCAGGCGCTGCTCGACAAATACTACCCCATAGAGATCGACACCTCACTGTCAGTGGAGGAGAAGCTGCCTCATATGGTGGATTG GTGGACAAAGGCTCACGATCTGCTGGTTAATCAGAAGATTAAGAAAGATCATTTAACCGCAGCGGTGAGAGGGTCAAGTGCCATGCTGAG gGAGCACTATAAGCTTTTCTTTGACCACCTACATGAGCACAGCATCCCCCTGCTCATCTTCTCTGCTGGAATAGGAGACATCCTGGAAGAGGTGATACGCCAGGCTGGGGTCTTCCATCCCAACGTCAATGTCATCTCCAATTACATGGACTTTGATGAGTCT GGAGTGCTGAAGGCTTTCAAAGGAGAGCTGATTCACATCTACAATAAAAGGGAAGGTGCGCTGCTGAATACCGGCCATTTCCAGGAGCTGCGCACGCGGCCAAACGTGCTACTGCTGGGAGACTCTCTGGGGGATCTAAACATGGCTGATGGAGTTCAGGACATGAAGAACATCCTCAAGATTGGGTTCCTTAATGACAAG gtggaggagaggaagCAATCATACTTGGACTCGTATGACATTGTGTTGATAAAGGATGAAACTTTGGACGTCCCTAATGCAGTTCTTCAGTATCTCACTGGCAGTGATTGA
- the LOC115784487 gene encoding 7-methylguanosine phosphate-specific 5'-nucleotidase-like isoform X2: protein MKDRERVQEILQSMRKAGSNTLQVISDFDMTLTRFEFNGKRCPTCHNILENSNIVSSDCKTQLQALLDKYYPIEIDTSLSVEEKLPHMVDWWTKAHDLLVNQKIKKDHLTAAVRGSSAMLREHYKLFFDHLHEHSIPLLIFSAGIGDILEEVIRQAGVFHPNVNVISNYMDFDESGVLKAFKGELIHIYNKREGALLNTGHFQELRTRPNVLLLGDSLGDLNMADGVQDMKNILKIGFLNDKVEERKQSYLDSYDIVLIKDETLDVPNAVLQYLTGSD from the exons ATGAAGGACCGTGAGAGGGTCCAAGAGATCCTGCAGTCCATGCGCAAGGCTGGCTCCAACACCCTGCAG GTGATCTCAGATTTTGACATGACCCTTACAAGATTTGAATTCAACGGGAAAAGATGTCCCACTTGTCATA ATATTCTTGAAAACAGCAATATCGTCTCCAGTGACTGCAAAACACAG CTGCAGGCGCTGCTCGACAAATACTACCCCATAGAGATCGACACCTCACTGTCAGTGGAGGAGAAGCTGCCTCATATGGTGGATTG GTGGACAAAGGCTCACGATCTGCTGGTTAATCAGAAGATTAAGAAAGATCATTTAACCGCAGCGGTGAGAGGGTCAAGTGCCATGCTGAG gGAGCACTATAAGCTTTTCTTTGACCACCTACATGAGCACAGCATCCCCCTGCTCATCTTCTCTGCTGGAATAGGAGACATCCTGGAAGAGGTGATACGCCAGGCTGGGGTCTTCCATCCCAACGTCAATGTCATCTCCAATTACATGGACTTTGATGAGTCT GGAGTGCTGAAGGCTTTCAAAGGAGAGCTGATTCACATCTACAATAAAAGGGAAGGTGCGCTGCTGAATACCGGCCATTTCCAGGAGCTGCGCACGCGGCCAAACGTGCTACTGCTGGGAGACTCTCTGGGGGATCTAAACATGGCTGATGGAGTTCAGGACATGAAGAACATCCTCAAGATTGGGTTCCTTAATGACAAG gtggaggagaggaagCAATCATACTTGGACTCGTATGACATTGTGTTGATAAAGGATGAAACTTTGGACGTCCCTAATGCAGTTCTTCAGTATCTCACTGGCAGTGATTGA
- the LOC115784559 gene encoding cytosolic 5'-nucleotidase 3-like, which produces MIPKSFSDWGCMKDPERVQEILQSMRKAGSNTLQVISDFDMTLTRFEFNGKRCPTCHNLLENSSIISSDCKAELQELDTKYYPIEIDTSLSVEEKLPHMVDWWTKAHDLLVNQKIKKDHLTAAVRGSGAMLREHYKLFFDHLHEHSIPLLIFSAGIGDILEEVIRQAGVFHPNVNVISNYMDFDESGVLKAFKGELIHVYNKKESALLNTGHFQELHTRPNVLLLGDSLGDLNMADGVQDQENILKIGFLNDKVEERKQSYLDSYDIVLIKDETLDVPNAVLQYLTGSD; this is translated from the exons ATG ATTCCAAAGTCATTCAGTGACTGGGGGTGTATGAAGGACCCTGAGAGGGTCCAAGAGATCCTGCAGTCCATGCGCAAGGCTGGCTCCAACACCCTGCAG GTGATCTCAGATTTTGACATGACCCTTACAAGATTTGAATTCAATGGGAAAAGATGTCCCACTTGTCATA atCTTCTTGAAAACAGCAGTATCATCTCCAGCGACTGCAAAGCAGAG CTGCAGGAACTGGACACCAAATACTACCCCATAGAGATCGACACCTCGCTGTCAGTGGAGGAGAAGCTGCCTCATATGGTGGATTG GTGGACAAAGGCTCACGATCTGCTGGTTAATCAGAAGATTAAGAAAGATCATTTAACCGCGGCGGTGAGAGGGTCAGGTGCCATGCTGAG gGAGCACTATAAGCTTTTCTTTGACCACCTACATGAGCACAGCATCCCCCTGCTCATCTTCTCTGCTGGAATAGGAGACATCCTGGAAGAGGTGATACGCCAGGCTGGGGTCTTCCATCCCAATGTCAACGTCATCTCCAATTACATGGACTTTGATGAGTCT GGAGTGCTGAAGGCTTTCAAAGGAGAGCTGATTCATGTCTACAATAAAAAGGAAAGTGCGCTGCTGAATACCGGCCATTTCCAGGAGCTGCACACACGACCAAACGTGCTACTGCTGGGAGACTCTCTGGGGGATCTAAACATGGCTGATGGAGTTCAGGACCAGGAGAACATCCTCAAGATTGGGTTCCTTAATGACAAG gtggaggagaggaagCAATCATACTTGGACTCGTATGACATTGTGTTGATAAAGGATGAAACTTTGGACGTCCCTAATGCAGTTCTTCAGTATCTCACTGGCAGTGATTGA